Below is a window of Phyllopteryx taeniolatus isolate TA_2022b chromosome 16, UOR_Ptae_1.2, whole genome shotgun sequence DNA.
TTTTGATTTCTGCATGagtaaaaaaatcttaaacaCGGCCCTccttatgatgcagtgcagttccacaccactgcaaactacacccacaataataaacatgttggTCAAGCAATAACTCTTAAACAATGCCAGTCAACTCAACACTGAGTATTATGTTTCCAAAGGCTGATTGTTGATCTCATCGGATTGTGTTAATTGGTCTCTCCCTTCCATGGTTGTCATGCTTGTCTTTTTGAAATCACATTGGAATTTGGACTATTAGGCACTGAGAAGACCAGCAGTCGTGTATGTGAGATTTTACAGCTCAGTGGCACGTTTGAAGCGCCACGtaaacaataatacagtgcATCCTGTTTTGCTGCTTGGCCTGCAGCAATCAGGCTGTAAAAAAAGCCTTAAAGTGGTGTCATGGGGGGAAACTAAACTCAAAATAACCAGTAAGGACTAAGGGGGAATTTATGAAactaatctttttttcttttttgggggtggttAAAATCAATTGGTTAATCATCATGATTCATGATGTATTTAGTACACCAATCATATCCATCTATTTGTTGTTTCTTCATGctgtcatattcatattttattcaggTAGTGGAAAAAACGCTTAAAACAATGCATAGCACAAAATGTCGCTATTTATAGCACAGTTCCAGCAAACCCCCATCTTAacaatgtcacttttttttcacatggaaatacaaatgtaaatctCATGTTCAATTCCACAAATGCAGCATTCTGGCCTGTACAGCTTTATCTGTTGCAAAACTGGAATTGTCTTTTAATCAGATTCGTCTTTCAAAGATGAAGAATTCCCATCTGGCCAGGGAAGTTAATGTGAGGGGATTGTTTTTGTGCATGGAGTGGGGGGAGTATTGCGTGCACTGCATGGTGGGAAATGATGTTCTGTAATGGACAATCTGCCATTTTACAATTCTTCCTTGGACATGCGTCTTGTGATgctggttttatttttaatctgatGTTGACTTAGTACGAGGATGAATGGACTGAAGCATTAAGCAGGAGGAGCTCCATCGGCTCAGATTCAGATTATAAAGGATTTATGATGCCCACATCACATCTGTCACATCCATCAGTACATTCTGTGCTCttacaaaatcaaaatataaaaaggtgaatttgtatttgtgtatgttGACTTTGACTCTGACAGgcattttattcttgtattcTGGTCTTGAATCCAAATCCGTTATATTGCGGAATGATAGCCTTGGAATCGAAAGAGACAAGTTAAATTTGACTTCTTTAATTAACCCATTGTACAAAGGCAAAGCAAACACATTAAATTGGTTCCAATGATTGTTAAACTTCGTTCTAATGATACAATTTAGGTTGATCTGTTCTAAACTTTTAACTCTCTTAATACACTTAACTGCAGTGGAATGAAATGTTATGCTGACAAAAAGATATGTAAAAGTAATTTTAACAAATACAAGAGTATGCAAGTGAACAACATAGGCATCTTGCAGCACAAGGTAAAGCAGGTTTTTCCTAACTTTCTCAACTCTCTACCCAAATTAGATATGGTTAAAAACTCCATGCACCATTTTGGGATCCAAACCTTAAGTGAGGGGAAACCCAGAGGTTGAGTGATGTTGAGAAATACGGCAAAATGGcaacaaatgtacaaattaATGTATGTTGAAGTTAGAAATTCAAAAACTAAATCCATCTTCCTCAATTATTTTCTGATCCATGCAAAATACCAATGTTTGTTCTACCTCTCATCTTTACAGGGCTGAAGTCGCAATTCACTTTACTTGAGACTTCGACAAGCAACCTGCAACCTGCCGTCCCTGCCTCCAAGGTGCCTTTCAATATGGTGACACGCAAATCACACAGTGTACAGTAAGCCAGAGGAAAGTCGCGGACATTACGCTTTGCATCGCTTCACTTTCAAGCAAATCTCATCTCACACGCTCTGAGCACAGCGGCAGCCTGCTGGTGTAGTCATGCATCTAGAGGTGAAGGTTGCGCTCAACTTTATCGTGTCCTATTTGTACAATAAGCTACCTCGGCGTCGTGCTGACCTCTTTGGCGAGGAGCTTGAGCGGATCCTGGTATCTCGCTTTGAGGGTCACTGGTACCCCGAGGCCCCTCTTCGTGGCTCTGCGTTCCGCTGCCTGCACCTGGGAGCCCCGAGAGACCCTGTTGTGGAGCTCGCCGCCAAGAGAAGTGGACTGGATACGGAGGAGGTGCGTGCAAATGTCCCTGCGGAGCTCAGTGTGTGGATTGACCCCTATGAGGTGTCCTACCAGATTGGAGAGAAGGGGGCAGTGAAGGTGCTGTACCTGGAGGACCCACTAGGTCTCAGCTGTGATGGTGAGCGCCCTGAAGGGCTAATGAGAGAGGTTAAAGGAGATTCTGAGTTAGAGGAAGCCAAGAGTCTGGGCTTCAATCCAGACGCTCAGGTGTTTGTTCCAGTCGGAAGCCAGTTATCTCCTTCCCTCATGCCGCCGCTCACCAGTTCTCCCACGCCGCCGTCTGTCCAGCCTGGCCCCACACTCTTCAAGTACCCCacctccagctcacctgcggaCCCCGCCGCCCACTCCTCCAACACATCCACCCCTTCTCCTCCCACCAGTGGGATACCCTACCTCGCCGCTCAGCagcccccctcctccctccccgCAGCCCGTCCTCAACCCATCACCTTCACTACAGCCGCTTTTGCCGCCACTAAATTTGGCTCCACCAAAATGAAGAAGTGCAGTGCGGCCGGGTCAGCGGGGGCTTCCAGCGTCACCGTCGGAGTCCCGCCTGTCCAGAGGATGCTTTCCCACTCTCCCACCGCCATCTTGGCTCCAGAGATGCTGAAGCACAAatcgctctctctctccatgCACTCACTTGTAGGTCCCATGCCCAGCCAGCTCTCCCCCAATGCCAAAGAGTTTGTCTACCCAGGATCTCAGAGCCCTCTTTACTTTGATGCTGACCCCCAGCCCTTGCAAGCTCACGCAAGCCGATTACAGCCCCCCCACAGTGTCAGCACCCACCCATCCTTTGACCCTTTCTCCAGTCCTCCCCCTTCCCAGAGTATGGGCATCATGGGCACCAATGGTGAGATATCCTACATGGAGAAACCTCAATTTGTTGAGGGTTTAGGGAGCTACAACCTGCAATATCCAAGTCAGTCCTTCCAGCCTGTTGTGTTGGCCAACTAAGCCTTTGTCAAGAACTGGCCCGGGCGCtccagatgatttttttttaacaaactgtcctaatactaatgcaagctaataCTTAGATTTCCTACAGAGATTTAAAAGCGTAGCTTTCCTACAGAGATTTAAAGATACTGTACCCTCTCATTATCTCATggtaagttttgtttttgtcatcacaTTCTGCTTTGAATTTATCATTGCCATTGTTGGTCATTAATGATAACTAACCTAATGGATGCGGACTGTGGTAAAGCTCCAGTTTGCACGTCACGCTGTGGAAAAAGGACCTAGCCAAGTATTGTACTTTGCGCTGCAATCTGTTCCTACAGAGCTGGctattgggggtgggggtttggAAGAGCTGTGCCGTCTGTGCTTGCATGTGTTGTGATGTCGTGGCTCAATGTGATCTGGAAACGTATTGCGTGATGGGTGCCTGCGCATGCCGACGTCACAGCAGTCAATACCGAAACTGTTTATCGTCAGCCAGAATGCGCCCACGGTGTGTTTTGGAGATGGAGTGATCAAATAGGAGAGCTTAATTCAGCTATCAAGAGAAATTGCAGAAGGGAAGGTCGCGGAAACCTCTGCGAGGCAAAGAAAGAAGACTGCGCTCACGTGCTGATGCCTGCAAGTCATGTGCACTGGCGTACATGTAGACCTTATACAATCTGCACACAGCTAAATGCACATATACACGTTACCAGTCATCCGAGTGTGAAGGTGAACAGGCAGCGAAATGCGGTTGGGGGATGGTATTCAGCAGTAACGCCGAAGAGATTTTAATAAATGGCTTGGTGTGACTTTGAGGATGTAAGAGTGCTTTTCCTCAGCATGGAAAAGAGGAGCAAAGAAGGCAGCAAGTGGGCTGCATTGCCTCAATGGCGTCCGGTGTTTATTGACTTTGAGAGAGACATTTTTAAAACCCAGAACGCGTTGCTAGTGAGTTTAAATGGTATTGAAACGAAAGGCTAACACTATTCTGCCCCTCCTTGAAATGTTTCAGTGCTGAGGGAGAGCAGAGAAAGGTGAAGCTGGTTCTTTTCTCCTGGTTGTCAAGTGGACATCGATGAATGTTCTTTATTGATGGCAGGCTGCTGTTGCTATTTTAAGGTAGTCACAGCTCTTCAAGTCTGTTTGTTATGACAAAATGGTCAATTTGAGCACTTTATTAAGCGGACGGAGCTCCAGTTCTCATGGCTCACAGAATTTAACCtccatgattttcttttttttttttttttttttttcctacatttcatttcatttaacgAGATGGTAAcatttcaaaagtgtattgAAGATGTGGAAATTGAGTCTGTTTGTCCATTTAATGTTTTTCTAGACAAAGATATGTATTCATGTGTTTTGTACCCGAGGACCCTTAACTGTTTTTTCATCCTTTCACACCCCTCCTGGGGAATGTGGAGGGAAatatggatttgtttttgttctgtaatttaaaaaaaaaaaaaaaaaaaaaaaaaaaaaagacttgatagttctatatatttttgtttttgcaaactaTTAATTATGAAGGCcgagaaaatgtaaatataaagtTCTTATGTTCAGATTCTTTGTTTAGTTTCTTACATCCTGAAGTTATTTTTGCAGAGATTAACCTGAATATATGCAAACtgagagtaaaaataaatagaagtATTACAATTATGTACAGAGTTCATTATTGAATGTGTATTGTACCTTGTACAGCAGCAGTCTATGAGAGACTGGTAAATGTATTAAAGCTGGGTTTTGAAAAGGTGAATGTTTACAAAAGATGGTTCAAATCACTGTCCTCCTCCTAGCTGCAATCTGAAAACACAAATTCCCCTAGAACTCGCGATATAGATGAATTTATATGCAATTTTGCAAGATGGAACTATTAGTACAAAGTTGGCCCCTGATTATTATCAATTAAGACTAACCTTGacctattcccccccccccccccctttaagtGTGGCCCTCTGGTCTCCATGATATAGCCATATCCCGGAGTGTCATTACTTACACAGATCCTGGATCACCCTTGTCAAGTGCAATGTAAGGCCATAATTCGAAAGACCCTGCAGTGGGTTTCTACCTCTCATCTCCCTGAATAGCATCGCAGTATTTTGGTCTCTTCTAAATAGGAAAGATGAAGGAAACGAATGTTGTACTCTTAAGCCCCGGTTGAGATGGCCCGCGGAACCCCAACTGGGATACCTGCATATTTTACTGCGC
It encodes the following:
- the LOC133465527 gene encoding protein Tob2 translates to MHLEVKVALNFIVSYLYNKLPRRRADLFGEELERILVSRFEGHWYPEAPLRGSAFRCLHLGAPRDPVVELAAKRSGLDTEEVRANVPAELSVWIDPYEVSYQIGEKGAVKVLYLEDPLGLSCDGERPEGLMREVKGDSELEEAKSLGFNPDAQVFVPVGSQLSPSLMPPLTSSPTPPSVQPGPTLFKYPTSSSPADPAAHSSNTSTPSPPTSGIPYLAAQQPPSSLPAARPQPITFTTAAFAATKFGSTKMKKCSAAGSAGASSVTVGVPPVQRMLSHSPTAILAPEMLKHKSLSLSMHSLVGPMPSQLSPNAKEFVYPGSQSPLYFDADPQPLQAHASRLQPPHSVSTHPSFDPFSSPPPSQSMGIMGTNGEISYMEKPQFVEGLGSYNLQYPSQSFQPVVLAN